A part of Silvimonas soli genomic DNA contains:
- a CDS encoding glycosyltransferase family 2 protein, with protein MKLCAVIPVYNHEQAIGQVVQALQAHNLPVILVDDGSTAACAHVLDDLATWPGVTLSRHEQNQGKGGAVITGMRLAGKLGYTHALQIDSDGQHDIGDLPHIVATAQAYPDAVIAGYPIYDESVPKSRYYGRYATHIWVWINTLSLRIKDSMCGFRIYPLPATLALVDRVHIGRRMDFDAEILVRLDWRGVPIINVPTHVRYPLDGVSHFNLWHDNMLISLMHTRLFLGMLPRLPKLLWRVLRGHGGMRSA; from the coding sequence ATGAAGCTGTGTGCGGTCATCCCGGTTTATAACCACGAACAAGCGATTGGTCAGGTGGTGCAGGCGCTGCAGGCCCACAATTTACCGGTCATTCTGGTCGACGACGGCAGCACCGCCGCCTGCGCCCACGTGCTGGATGATCTGGCGACCTGGCCGGGCGTGACCTTGAGCCGGCATGAGCAGAATCAGGGTAAAGGCGGCGCGGTGATTACCGGCATGCGCCTGGCGGGCAAGCTGGGTTATACCCATGCCTTGCAGATTGATTCGGATGGACAGCATGACATTGGTGATCTGCCACATATCGTCGCCACAGCGCAGGCGTACCCGGACGCAGTGATCGCCGGCTACCCGATCTACGATGAATCAGTACCCAAATCCCGCTACTACGGCCGCTACGCCACGCATATCTGGGTGTGGATCAACACATTGTCATTGCGCATTAAAGATTCGATGTGCGGCTTTCGCATTTACCCGCTGCCTGCCACGCTGGCTTTGGTCGATCGCGTGCATATTGGCCGGCGCATGGATTTCGACGCAGAAATCCTGGTGCGGCTGGACTGGCGCGGCGTGCCGATCATCAACGTGCCTACGCATGTGCGTTACCCGCTTGATGGGGTTTCGCACTTCAATTTGTGGCACGACAACATGCTGATCAGCCTGATGCACACCCGGCTGTTCCTCGGCATGTTGCCGCGCTTGCCCAAATTGCTGTGGCGCGTTTTGCGCGGTCACGGCGGAATGCGGAGCGCCTGA
- a CDS encoding AMP-binding protein, with protein sequence MAECFSLLQGALAGPNHLPLAMAGEQIITRAQWRYDVARATSVIGALPAGDVALFETDCYRCCVWLLAAWHAGRCVILPGDNTPTTTERVRALSVALIGEFAEPTVTDWQHARTGTLAPLSGDLRAVEVFTSGSTGEPGRIPKKLAQLDDEMRAQESVFGADIPANACIVATVSQQHVYGLLFRIVWPLVSGRAFAAKALAFPEELVHLSGQQPLVLVSSPAFLKRLPEQMNLSGLAHRCRAIFSSGGPLPAAASLAMRERTGVAVREIFGSSETGGIAWRDHPDAAWQPLPGVEIAAGEEDLLRLRSPYLPSADWFQTADRAEFLADGRFRLLGRADRIAKIEEKRISLTALEQALQATGLVTEVRVVVLDGARVELGAVLVLNGVGADRLHNDGRMALTRWLRDHLAQSFERVGLPRRWRFVDALPQTSMGKTPEQDVRMLFERPRLPQILTTQQHDDETTLILAIVADLAHFDGHFPHASVLPGVAQLHWAIHFGRTLFKMPPAFKGMDAVKFQNVILPDAQVALTLRYRTDKQQLSFSYSSGERVHSSGRIVFGDET encoded by the coding sequence ATGGCTGAGTGTTTCAGTTTGCTGCAAGGGGCGCTGGCTGGCCCGAATCATTTACCGCTGGCAATGGCTGGTGAGCAGATCATTACCCGCGCGCAATGGCGTTATGACGTCGCTCGCGCCACCAGTGTGATCGGCGCATTGCCCGCTGGTGATGTGGCGCTGTTCGAGACCGATTGCTACCGTTGCTGTGTCTGGTTGCTGGCGGCTTGGCACGCCGGGCGTTGCGTGATTTTGCCGGGCGACAATACGCCGACCACTACTGAACGCGTGCGGGCATTGTCTGTCGCGCTGATCGGTGAATTTGCCGAACCCACGGTCACCGACTGGCAGCATGCTCGAACCGGCACGCTGGCCCCATTGTCGGGTGATTTGCGAGCGGTCGAAGTTTTTACCTCTGGCTCAACCGGTGAACCGGGCCGCATCCCCAAAAAGCTGGCGCAGCTGGACGACGAAATGCGCGCCCAGGAAAGCGTCTTCGGGGCTGATATCCCCGCGAATGCCTGTATCGTGGCCACGGTATCGCAGCAACATGTCTACGGTTTGTTGTTCCGCATTGTCTGGCCGTTGGTGAGCGGGCGCGCGTTTGCCGCCAAAGCCCTGGCTTTTCCGGAAGAACTGGTGCATCTGAGCGGGCAGCAGCCGCTGGTGTTAGTCAGCAGCCCGGCCTTTCTCAAGCGGCTGCCGGAACAGATGAATCTGTCTGGCCTGGCGCACCGCTGCCGGGCGATTTTCTCTTCGGGTGGTCCGCTACCCGCCGCTGCTTCTCTGGCCATGCGCGAACGTACCGGCGTGGCTGTGCGTGAAATCTTTGGTAGTTCGGAAACGGGCGGCATTGCCTGGCGTGATCACCCGGATGCCGCGTGGCAACCGCTGCCAGGTGTTGAAATTGCAGCGGGTGAAGAAGACTTGCTGCGCCTGCGTTCGCCTTATCTGCCCAGTGCCGATTGGTTCCAGACGGCTGATCGCGCCGAGTTCCTCGCCGATGGCCGCTTTCGCTTGCTGGGGCGGGCAGACCGCATTGCCAAGATTGAAGAAAAACGAATTTCGCTGACCGCGCTGGAGCAAGCGTTGCAGGCCACCGGCCTCGTGACCGAAGTTCGCGTGGTGGTGCTGGACGGTGCCCGCGTGGAGTTGGGTGCCGTGCTGGTGCTCAACGGCGTCGGCGCAGACCGTCTGCATAACGACGGGCGTATGGCGCTGACGCGCTGGCTGCGCGATCACCTGGCGCAAAGCTTTGAACGGGTAGGGCTGCCGCGCCGCTGGCGTTTTGTCGACGCCTTACCGCAAACCAGTATGGGCAAAACCCCGGAACAGGATGTACGGATGTTGTTTGAGCGACCGCGTTTGCCACAAATTCTGACTACGCAGCAGCACGATGATGAAACCACGTTGATACTCGCCATCGTGGCTGATCTGGCGCATTTTGATGGCCATTTCCCGCATGCCAGCGTGCTACCGGGCGTGGCGCAACTGCACTGGGCCATTCACTTTGGCCGCACGCTGTTCAAGATGCCGCCCGCCTTTAAAGGCATGGATGCAGTCAAGTTCCAGAACGTGATCCTGCCGGATGCGCAAGTCGCCCTGACGCTGCGTTATCGCACCGACAAACAGCAATTGTCGTTCAGCTACAGCTCGGGCGAGCGCGTGCATTCCAGCGGACGTATTGTTTTTGGGGATGAGACATGA
- a CDS encoding acyl carrier protein — MTKDEIYNWIAKDLVDSFEISPERIKPEARLYEDLDIDSIDAVDLIVKLKQVTGKRLQPEAFKSVRTINDVVEAVYGLIHQ; from the coding sequence GTGACCAAAGATGAAATCTATAACTGGATCGCCAAAGATCTGGTCGACTCGTTTGAAATCAGCCCGGAACGCATCAAACCTGAAGCGCGCCTGTATGAAGACCTGGATATCGACAGCATCGACGCTGTTGACCTGATCGTGAAGCTCAAGCAAGTCACCGGCAAGCGTCTGCAGCCGGAAGCCTTCAAATCGGTTCGCACCATCAACGACGTGGTCGAAGCGGTGTACGGTTTGATTCACCAGTAA
- a CDS encoding phosphopantetheine-binding protein, with the protein MDPLVAEIKTLIIDSLNLEEITPDDIDADAPLFVDGLGLDSIDALELGVTLQKRYGLSFAADSEETRRHFASVSALAAFVGANRTK; encoded by the coding sequence ATGGACCCACTGGTCGCAGAGATCAAAACGCTGATTATTGACAGCCTGAATCTCGAAGAAATTACGCCGGACGATATCGATGCCGATGCGCCCTTGTTTGTGGACGGTCTGGGACTGGATTCCATTGATGCGCTGGAATTGGGCGTGACGCTGCAAAAGCGTTATGGTCTGAGCTTTGCTGCGGACTCGGAAGAAACCCGGCGGCATTTTGCTTCGGTCAGCGCACTGGCGGCATTTGTCGGCGCCAATCGCACCAAGTAA
- a CDS encoding 1-acyl-sn-glycerol-3-phosphate acyltransferase has translation MNMLSRSWRTFAFGFCFAMFGLGGLAIRGIVFPGMLLLPRRIEREKFAKNFISHAMATFVWLMKVTGAIRFTVHGAEKLNRPGLLILANHPSLIDVVILMALTKRPDCVVKASLWNNPFTAGPVRVAGYISNASGPGLVADAIESIGRGNNLIVFPEGTRTGPLGEMSFQRGAANIAVRGNIAITPVVITVSEKTLTKSSKWYRPPPTKPHFSIHVLDDVAVAPLITGKGEPALQARWLTAWLEQFFSREIAQHGPTGRRDQNADY, from the coding sequence ATGAATATGTTGTCGCGTTCCTGGCGCACGTTTGCCTTTGGCTTTTGCTTTGCCATGTTTGGTCTGGGCGGCCTGGCCATTCGCGGCATTGTGTTTCCCGGCATGCTGCTGTTGCCGCGCCGCATTGAACGCGAAAAGTTTGCCAAAAACTTTATCAGTCACGCCATGGCGACGTTTGTCTGGCTTATGAAAGTCACTGGCGCCATCCGCTTTACAGTGCATGGTGCCGAAAAGCTCAATCGCCCTGGTTTGTTGATCCTGGCCAATCACCCGTCCTTGATTGATGTAGTGATCCTGATGGCGCTAACCAAACGGCCCGATTGCGTGGTCAAGGCCTCGCTCTGGAATAATCCGTTTACTGCCGGGCCGGTGCGTGTGGCTGGTTATATCAGTAACGCCAGCGGGCCGGGGCTGGTGGCGGATGCTATCGAATCCATTGGCCGTGGCAACAATCTGATTGTTTTTCCCGAAGGCACGCGTACCGGGCCGCTGGGTGAAATGAGTTTTCAACGTGGTGCTGCCAATATCGCGGTGCGCGGCAACATTGCCATTACGCCGGTAGTGATCACTGTTTCAGAAAAAACGCTGACCAAGAGCAGCAAGTGGTATCGGCCGCCACCCACCAAGCCGCACTTCAGCATTCACGTGCTGGATGATGTGGCGGTGGCGCCGTTGATTACGGGCAAGGGAGAGCCCGCCTTACAGGCACGCTGGTTGACGGCGTGGCTGGAACAATTTTTTAGCAGGGAGATTGCGCAACATGGACCCACTGGTCGCAGAGATCAAAACGCTGATTATTGA
- a CDS encoding beta-ketoacyl synthase chain length factor, translating to MIEPVVNSLRFRLESWAAWAPDLTTPQAWLGWAAAGVRSADGPEPAVAKMPAMLRRRAQRLGRMALEVLYAEDADAQSPIVFASRYGEIGQSTQLLHELAASGTVSPQAFSMSVHNAIAGLYTIARKESANVMALAAGTQTAFAGLFEAAMQLADGAPRVRLVICDEPLPAEYQCYGEPSTPTFAYLLTLVPGDEFDISWSAPAQSDADPMALLRFMLTAQNRLPLSTSGWCLARRPA from the coding sequence ATGATTGAACCGGTTGTAAACTCTTTGCGATTTCGCCTGGAAAGCTGGGCTGCCTGGGCGCCTGACCTGACGACCCCGCAAGCCTGGCTGGGCTGGGCTGCGGCGGGCGTGCGCTCGGCCGACGGGCCTGAGCCAGCAGTCGCAAAAATGCCGGCAATGCTGCGTCGTCGCGCCCAGCGGCTGGGGCGTATGGCGCTGGAAGTGCTGTATGCAGAAGACGCAGACGCACAATCTCCCATCGTTTTTGCCTCGCGCTATGGCGAAATCGGTCAGTCCACGCAGTTGTTGCACGAACTCGCGGCCAGCGGCACCGTTTCGCCGCAGGCATTCAGTATGTCGGTGCACAACGCCATCGCCGGGTTGTACACCATTGCCCGCAAAGAGAGCGCCAATGTGATGGCGCTGGCTGCTGGGACGCAAACGGCGTTTGCCGGTCTGTTTGAAGCGGCCATGCAACTGGCTGACGGTGCGCCGCGGGTGCGACTGGTGATCTGTGACGAGCCATTGCCAGCCGAATATCAGTGTTATGGCGAACCTTCGACGCCGACCTTTGCTTATTTGCTCACGCTGGTCCCCGGTGACGAGTTCGACATTTCATGGTCTGCGCCAGCGCAGAGCGATGCTGATCCAATGGCGTTGCTACGCTTTATGCTGACCGCGCAAAACCGCTTGCCATTGAGTACTTCTGGCTGGTGCCTTGCGAGGCGGCCAGCATGA
- a CDS encoding cation:proton antiporter: protein MPVIQLLFQIIVVIACCQLAGMLARVCGQAKVVGEMAAGLLLGPSVFGALAPDLSALVFPPQGLTAPGWISQAAIAVFMLTLGLEQDTQILRQRKWTVIAVSAGGILLPFVLGAALAFVLFPHYVAGKVPQLSFVLFIGTALSMTALPVLARILREQKLLATPIGSLAMAAAVLSDVCTWILLAVVLIICKPAASSLGAMILGLGWVLFMLLAVRPLLSRLLQLRTSLTVYCLLALLTLLVSSWIADHLGLHLLLGAFLAGVILPRHEQLGARLQALLAKPMVWALPLFFAYTGLRTHLNFAGSADFWLIASVTIVACLGKAGGAFCGARLTGVDMHNACMIAVLMNARGLMELVIVNIGMDLGLLTAPVFAALVLMAFLTTLMTGPLVNLLRAISQRKRQDCPQY from the coding sequence ATGCCGGTTATTCAGCTGCTATTTCAAATTATTGTGGTCATTGCCTGTTGCCAGTTGGCAGGCATGCTGGCGCGGGTATGTGGCCAGGCCAAAGTGGTGGGCGAAATGGCGGCAGGCCTGTTGTTGGGGCCATCGGTATTCGGGGCGCTCGCGCCTGACTTGAGCGCGCTGGTGTTTCCGCCGCAAGGGCTGACCGCGCCAGGCTGGATCAGCCAGGCCGCCATTGCCGTATTCATGCTGACGCTGGGCCTGGAGCAAGACACGCAGATCTTGCGCCAGCGTAAATGGACGGTTATCGCAGTGAGCGCGGGCGGTATTTTGCTGCCATTTGTGCTGGGCGCGGCGCTCGCGTTTGTCCTTTTTCCGCATTACGTCGCCGGCAAGGTGCCGCAACTGTCGTTCGTGTTATTTATTGGCACCGCCTTGAGCATGACCGCGCTGCCGGTGCTGGCACGCATCCTGCGCGAACAAAAGTTGCTGGCCACACCCATTGGTAGTCTGGCGATGGCAGCTGCGGTGCTGAGCGATGTCTGCACCTGGATATTGCTGGCGGTGGTGCTGATCATCTGCAAGCCGGCGGCTTCCAGTCTGGGCGCGATGATCCTTGGTCTGGGTTGGGTGTTATTCATGCTACTGGCCGTGCGCCCATTGCTGTCCCGCCTGCTGCAATTGCGGACATCCTTGACGGTCTACTGCTTGCTGGCGCTGCTGACCTTACTGGTCTCGAGCTGGATTGCTGATCATCTGGGCTTGCATTTGTTGTTGGGTGCATTTCTGGCTGGTGTAATTTTGCCGCGGCACGAACAACTTGGCGCCCGTCTGCAAGCGCTACTGGCCAAACCGATGGTCTGGGCGTTACCGTTGTTTTTTGCCTACACCGGTTTGCGTACGCATCTGAACTTTGCCGGTAGTGCTGACTTCTGGCTGATTGCATCTGTAACTATTGTTGCGTGCCTTGGCAAAGCGGGTGGCGCCTTCTGTGGCGCCCGTCTCACCGGCGTGGATATGCACAATGCTTGCATGATTGCGGTGTTGATGAACGCCCGGGGGCTGATGGAACTGGTGATTGTGAATATCGGGATGGACCTTGGCTTGCTGACGGCACCCGTCTTTGCCGCGCTGGTTTTGATGGCATTTCTCACAACTTTGATGACTGGTCCCCTTGTCAACTTACTGCGTGCGATCAGCCAGCGAAAACGGCAAGATTGCCCACAGTATTGA
- the galK gene encoding galactokinase, whose amino-acid sequence MSGPDYRVNAMFIETFGVLPQHIIQAPGRVNLIGEHTDYNDGFVLPCAINHFTAIACSPRKDRTVRVVAADYANQADIFSLDESVVPHPDALWATYVRGAILYLQKQGLVFGGIDMVISGDIPQGAGLSSSASLMVAVGQAIKTTYQLELTPTQNALNAQKAENEFVGCHCGIMDQLISASGEVGHALLIDCRSLQTQSVAMPDDLSVLILNSNIQRGLVGSEYNLRRQQCETAAKFFGVKALRDVTLPQLLAAQAQLDPVVFRRARHIVTENQRTLDAAAALSTGDVPLLARLMAESHASMRDDFEITVPLIDQLVDTVKSVIGEAGGVRMTGGGFGGCVVALVPHALVEPVRVAVAASYRNANGLPATTYVCQAAAGASEL is encoded by the coding sequence ATGTCTGGCCCGGACTACCGCGTAAACGCAATGTTTATTGAAACCTTTGGCGTGCTGCCGCAGCACATTATTCAAGCGCCCGGCCGCGTCAATTTGATCGGCGAACATACCGATTACAACGATGGCTTTGTGTTGCCGTGCGCCATTAACCATTTCACAGCGATTGCCTGTTCGCCCCGCAAAGATCGCACCGTGCGTGTGGTGGCGGCCGATTATGCCAACCAGGCCGATATTTTCTCGCTGGACGAGTCGGTAGTGCCGCACCCCGACGCTTTGTGGGCCACTTATGTGCGTGGCGCGATCCTGTATCTGCAAAAGCAGGGGCTGGTGTTTGGCGGCATCGACATGGTGATCAGTGGCGATATCCCGCAAGGCGCCGGGCTGAGTTCGTCTGCTTCACTGATGGTGGCGGTGGGGCAGGCCATCAAAACGACCTATCAGCTTGAACTGACGCCCACGCAAAACGCGCTGAATGCGCAGAAGGCGGAAAACGAATTTGTCGGTTGCCACTGCGGGATTATGGACCAGCTGATTTCGGCCTCAGGCGAGGTGGGCCACGCCTTGCTGATTGATTGCCGGTCGCTGCAAACCCAATCGGTAGCGATGCCGGATGATTTATCGGTGCTGATTCTGAACTCCAATATTCAGCGCGGGCTGGTTGGTAGCGAATACAACCTGCGTCGGCAGCAGTGCGAAACTGCCGCAAAATTCTTTGGCGTAAAAGCGTTGCGCGATGTGACGTTGCCGCAACTGCTGGCCGCGCAGGCTCAGCTGGACCCGGTGGTGTTCCGCCGTGCGCGCCATATCGTCACCGAAAACCAGCGCACGCTGGATGCCGCCGCCGCGCTCAGCACTGGTGACGTGCCATTGCTTGCCAGGTTGATGGCTGAATCGCACGCCTCGATGCGGGACGATTTTGAAATTACCGTACCGCTGATTGATCAATTGGTAGACACGGTAAAAAGCGTGATCGGTGAGGCTGGTGGCGTGCGCATGACGGGAGGCGGCTTTGGCGGTTGCGTGGTCGCGCTGGTGCCGCATGCCTTGGTGGAACCAGTTCGCGTGGCTGTAGCTGCAAGCTATCGTAATGCCAACGGTTTGCCCGCGACAACCTACGTTTGCCAGGCCGCTGCCGGTGCCAGCGAACTGTAA
- the galT gene encoding galactose-1-phosphate uridylyltransferase, with amino-acid sequence MFNPVDHPHRRYNPLTGRWVLVSPHRAKRPWQGALDAPATEARPKHDPTCFLCPGNDRVTGERNPDYQNTWVFANDFAALLADTPAPPANQDPLFQAGAAQGLARVICFSPDHSKTLPELSLEALGHVVDVWCEQVSELSADWEWVQVFENKGAAMGCSNPHPHGQLWASNFVPTEVALEDEHQAAWFAEHGSPMLLDYARREQADGGRTVVETEHWIAVVPYWASWPFETLLLPKAHVTHLDKLDEAQKLDLAVVIKKLTTRYDNLFNTSFPYSMGWHGAPSHAANDGQHWQLHAHFYPPLLRSASVRKFMVGYEMMAETQRDITPEQAAERLQQLSEVHYLQNTKGL; translated from the coding sequence ATGTTCAACCCCGTAGATCACCCGCATCGCCGCTATAACCCGCTGACCGGGCGTTGGGTTCTGGTGTCGCCGCATCGCGCCAAACGGCCGTGGCAGGGCGCGCTGGATGCGCCAGCCACTGAGGCTCGGCCTAAACATGATCCGACTTGTTTCTTGTGCCCTGGCAATGATCGGGTGACCGGCGAGCGCAATCCGGACTACCAAAACACCTGGGTGTTCGCCAACGACTTTGCCGCGCTGCTGGCAGACACTCCGGCGCCCCCGGCTAACCAGGACCCGCTGTTTCAGGCTGGTGCCGCACAAGGCCTCGCCCGCGTTATTTGCTTCTCGCCCGATCACAGCAAAACGCTGCCGGAGTTATCGCTCGAAGCGCTCGGGCACGTGGTGGACGTGTGGTGCGAACAGGTCAGCGAACTCTCGGCTGACTGGGAATGGGTGCAAGTTTTCGAGAACAAGGGTGCGGCAATGGGGTGTTCCAATCCGCATCCGCATGGCCAATTGTGGGCCAGCAACTTTGTGCCGACCGAAGTAGCGCTGGAAGATGAACACCAGGCCGCGTGGTTTGCCGAACACGGTTCGCCCATGCTGCTCGACTACGCCCGGCGCGAGCAGGCCGATGGCGGCCGCACGGTAGTAGAAACCGAACACTGGATCGCCGTGGTGCCGTATTGGGCATCCTGGCCATTTGAAACGCTGCTGTTGCCCAAAGCGCATGTGACGCATCTGGACAAACTGGACGAGGCGCAAAAGCTGGACTTGGCAGTGGTGATCAAAAAGCTGACCACGCGTTACGACAATCTGTTTAACACCTCGTTTCCGTATTCGATGGGCTGGCATGGTGCACCGTCACACGCTGCCAACGATGGCCAGCATTGGCAGTTGCACGCGCATTTCTATCCGCCGCTGCTGCGTTCGGCCTCGGTGCGCAAGTTTATGGTCGGCTATGAAATGATGGCCGAAACCCAGCGCGACATTACCCCAGAGCAAGCGGCTGAACGGCTGCAACAATTATCCGAAGTGCATTATTTGCAAAATACAAAGGGGTTGTGA
- a CDS encoding YnfA family protein produces the protein MFALKTFLLFALTALAEIVGCYLPWLWLRKDAPIWLLIPAAFSLALFAWLLTLHPAGAGRTYAAYGGVYVAAALGWMWAVEGVRPDRWDCLGAAVTLLGMAIIFFAPRGA, from the coding sequence ATGTTCGCGCTGAAAACATTCCTGCTGTTTGCCCTGACTGCCCTGGCGGAAATCGTCGGTTGTTATCTGCCATGGTTATGGCTGCGCAAAGATGCGCCGATATGGTTATTGATCCCCGCCGCGTTCAGCCTGGCCTTGTTTGCATGGCTGCTGACCTTGCATCCGGCGGGCGCGGGCAGGACTTATGCTGCCTATGGCGGGGTGTATGTGGCAGCTGCCCTTGGCTGGATGTGGGCCGTAGAAGGTGTGCGGCCGGACCGTTGGGATTGCCTTGGTGCAGCAGTTACGCTGCTGGGGATGGCAATTATTTTCTTTGCGCCACGTGGGGCGTAA
- a CDS encoding transcriptional repressor, with amino-acid sequence MNTQEFLDYAEDRCREHGTRLTTIRRQVLERIADQPGYSKAYDLLEALRPGIASLTPPTIYRALEFLETEGLVHRLEVVNGYVACQQHDHAAQTLFIICPCCGKVAEARGDDCEFFFTRLLGENGFGAVPQHLEVKAFCNECQATGATCQHEHMHPHRHN; translated from the coding sequence ATGAATACACAAGAATTTCTCGATTACGCTGAAGATCGCTGCCGCGAGCATGGCACTCGCTTGACCACTATCCGGCGGCAAGTGCTGGAGCGCATTGCCGATCAACCCGGCTACAGCAAAGCCTACGATTTGCTCGAAGCGTTGCGCCCGGGCATTGCATCACTCACCCCGCCCACCATCTATCGCGCGCTGGAATTTCTGGAAACTGAAGGACTGGTGCACCGGCTGGAAGTGGTCAATGGCTACGTTGCCTGCCAGCAGCACGATCATGCGGCGCAGACGTTGTTTATCATCTGCCCGTGTTGCGGCAAGGTCGCCGAGGCGCGCGGCGACGATTGCGAGTTCTTCTTTACCCGCTTGTTGGGCGAAAACGGCTTTGGCGCGGTGCCTCAGCATCTGGAAGTCAAAGCGTTTTGCAATGAATGCCAGGCAACCGGCGCCACCTGCCAGCATGAGCACATGCACCCGCATCGGCACAATTGA